AAACTCATTAACGACAAAAAGATGGTAAGAAAAACAAATAAGAAAAATAATAGAAAAGGAAAATATCCTAACATCAAATTCCATAAACCAAATAAAAATAAAGAAACAAAACATAACTTGAAAATTGTTTTCATCATAAATGGATACCTGGGGTAGGAATACGTTCTAAAATATCTGTAATTATCGCTTCAGCAGAAGTTTCTTTTATCTTGGCATCATAATTTAAGATAAGGCGATGAGCTAGGGTCATGATTGCCACAGCCTTGACATCATCAGGAATAACATAATCTCTTCCATGCATAAAAGCATTGGCTTTGGACAATTTCATTAAAGCCAGTGAACCACGTGGTGAAGCACCTTGAGCAATCAGTTCATGATGACGTGTTGCATCTATCAAAGCAGCTATATAATAATATATTTCATCACTTATAAATATTTGATCAATTTCTTTTTGAAACTTTAAAATATCCTCTGGAGACAAGATCGCTTGCACACTTTCAAGTGGATTGATTATTTGTCTTGTTTTCATAATAGCAACTTCATCATTAACAGATGGATAGCCTAAACTCAGTCTTGTCATAAAACGATCTAATTGTGAATCAGGTAATAATTGTGTTCCTGCTGAACCAAATGGATTTTGCGTTGCAATAACAAAAAATGGTTGAGGTAATTCATAGGTCGTTCCATCAACTGTCATTCTTCCTTCTTCCATTAATTCTAATAAAGCAGCTTGGGTTTTACTTGAAGTTCGATTGATTTCATCCGCCAATAACAGATGACAAAGAGCAATTCCTGGTTTATATTCAAAAATATTTTTTTGTGGATTATACATTGTAAATCCAACAATATCACTAGGCATAACATCTGTTGTCAATTGAATACGATGATAATCTAATTGAACACTTTTTGATAATGCTAAAGCCAGATTGGTCTTACCTACACCAGGAATATCTTCTAATAATACATGTCCTCTTGCTAGTAAAGTCATAACTATCTTCTCAATAACCTCATCTTTACCTATGACTGCTTTTTTTATTTCATTTATCATATTTTCTATTTCATTCATATTCATCAACTCCTATAAATTTAGTATAACTGATATTTTCAACTTTGAAAATAGTTATGTGAAAAATTATACAAATTAAAAAAGCTAGATAAATTCTAGCTTAAGATTTTCTCATTTTTATCTTTGTTACGACTTGAATCAATATATAGACACCAATGCTAAACAAAATCATAATCCCCATATTTTGTAATAAAGGTTTTATATTGACCATAGAAAAGTCAGTGAGTTTAGCAATTGCATTATTATTGGAAATAAACCAATAGGAAGGTGTCAATTTAGCTATATTTAACACAAAGGAAGATAAAAGTTCCTGTGGGACAAAAGCCCCAGCAATAAAGCTTGTTCCAAGACCAATAACAGTTGAAATACCACTAATCAATTCACGATTATGGACTAATGTCACAATCAGAAAACTCAGAACAAGAATAAACATTACAAAAACAAATGAATTGACGATCATGAGTATTCCTTGAAAACTAACCATAGTTTGACCATAAAGAATAAAACTTGCAATAACATATAGCAGCCAAACCCCAATAGTCACACAAACATTTCCTAGC
Above is a genomic segment from Candidatus Stoquefichus sp. SB1 containing:
- a CDS encoding AAA family ATPase, which produces MNEIENMINEIKKAVIGKDEVIEKIVMTLLARGHVLLEDIPGVGKTNLALALSKSVQLDYHRIQLTTDVMPSDIVGFTMYNPQKNIFEYKPGIALCHLLLADEINRTSSKTQAALLELMEEGRMTVDGTTYELPQPFFVIATQNPFGSAGTQLLPDSQLDRFMTRLSLGYPSVNDEVAIMKTRQIINPLESVQAILSPEDILKFQKEIDQIFISDEIYYYIAALIDATRHHELIAQGASPRGSLALMKLSKANAFMHGRDYVIPDDVKAVAIMTLAHRLILNYDAKIKETSAEAIITDILERIPTPGIHL